The Nitrospira sp. genome contains a region encoding:
- a CDS encoding ribose-phosphate pyrophosphokinase, whose amino-acid sequence MNRELKIFSGNANLSLAHEICAYLGQKLGEATVASFSDGEIRVKIDENVRGADVFVVQSCCQPVNDSVMELLIIIDALKRSSANRITAVVPYFGYARQDRKDQPRVPITAKLVADLMTTAGADRVLSMDLHAGQIQGFFNVPVDHLYALPVLLDYIVKKQVADMVVVSPDAGGVERARAFAKRLQANLAIIDKRREGPNQAQIMNIIGDVQGKSVLLLDDMIDTAGTIVQGAQACVDQGAREVMTACTHAVLSGPALERLQASCLSQVVVTNTIPLRGKELVCPKLHQLSVAPLLGEAIRRIHEDESVSSLFA is encoded by the coding sequence ATGAACAGGGAACTGAAAATTTTCTCCGGCAACGCCAACCTATCGCTTGCCCATGAAATCTGTGCCTATCTCGGGCAGAAGTTGGGTGAAGCCACCGTCGCGTCTTTCAGCGACGGAGAGATTCGGGTCAAGATCGATGAGAATGTGCGGGGCGCCGACGTGTTCGTCGTGCAGTCCTGTTGTCAGCCGGTCAATGATTCCGTGATGGAGTTGTTGATCATTATCGATGCATTGAAACGTTCGTCGGCGAACCGCATCACCGCCGTTGTGCCCTATTTCGGGTACGCTCGTCAGGACCGCAAGGATCAACCGCGTGTTCCCATCACCGCGAAGTTGGTTGCGGACTTGATGACGACCGCCGGTGCCGATCGTGTATTGTCGATGGACCTTCACGCCGGACAGATCCAAGGGTTTTTCAACGTGCCGGTGGACCATTTGTATGCGCTCCCGGTCTTGCTGGACTACATTGTGAAGAAACAAGTTGCGGACATGGTCGTCGTGTCGCCGGATGCCGGCGGTGTGGAGCGGGCCAGGGCATTTGCAAAACGTCTCCAGGCCAATCTGGCGATCATCGACAAGCGGCGCGAAGGCCCAAACCAGGCGCAGATTATGAACATCATCGGCGACGTGCAAGGGAAAAGCGTGTTGCTCTTGGATGACATGATCGATACGGCCGGCACGATTGTGCAAGGCGCCCAGGCCTGCGTCGATCAAGGAGCCCGGGAAGTGATGACGGCGTGCACGCATGCGGTGCTATCTGGGCCGGCCTTGGAACGACTACAGGCGTCGTGTCTGTCTCAGGTCGTCGTGACCAACACCATTCCGCTGCGGGGGAAAGAACTGGTTTGCCCGAAGTTGCATCAATTGTCGGTGGCGCCTCTGCTAGGGGAGGCCATCAGACGGATTCATGAAGATGAGTCGGTGAGTTCACTATTTGCCTGA
- the ispE gene encoding 4-(cytidine 5'-diphospho)-2-C-methyl-D-erythritol kinase, whose protein sequence is MTNPSPASTGSPSSITVPAPAKINLVLRILDRRPDGYHNLWSLMQTVRLEDELSISINHGDTTIALRCDEPSLSMDPSNLVYRAAAAVLEQSGRPVGLDVTLTKRIPMGAGLGGGSSDAAATILGLNRLLRLGWSAEKMAEVGQALGSDVPFFFFAPSAIVEGRGEKVTPVHITGSRWAVLVNPGFPVETKWAYQQLSTSRTGIVPLSDSHASLGATRELEWEHVLETAENDFESPVFKAHPALDDIKRQLLAAGAEAALLSGSGATVFGVFRGEAAARHAETVFSNEPHFKVFTAAMCSHS, encoded by the coding sequence GTGACTAATCCCTCTCCTGCATCGACAGGTTCCCCTTCGTCGATTACCGTTCCTGCGCCTGCCAAGATCAATCTCGTGCTCCGAATCTTGGACCGTCGACCTGACGGCTACCATAACCTCTGGTCATTGATGCAGACGGTGAGGCTGGAAGACGAACTCTCGATTTCCATCAATCACGGTGATACGACCATCGCATTGCGATGCGATGAACCGTCCTTGAGCATGGATCCTTCCAATCTGGTCTATCGTGCTGCGGCGGCGGTGCTCGAACAGAGTGGACGACCCGTTGGATTGGACGTGACCCTCACAAAGCGGATCCCGATGGGGGCTGGGTTAGGAGGCGGGAGCAGCGACGCGGCTGCGACCATCCTCGGACTGAACCGGCTGTTGAGGTTAGGATGGTCGGCGGAGAAGATGGCCGAGGTCGGTCAAGCGCTCGGAAGCGATGTGCCGTTTTTCTTTTTCGCCCCTTCTGCGATCGTGGAGGGGCGAGGTGAGAAGGTGACCCCGGTGCACATCACTGGAAGTCGATGGGCGGTCTTGGTCAATCCGGGCTTCCCGGTCGAAACGAAGTGGGCGTATCAGCAGCTCTCCACAAGCCGAACCGGAATTGTGCCGTTGTCCGATTCTCACGCCTCGCTGGGGGCAACACGTGAATTAGAATGGGAACACGTGCTTGAGACAGCAGAAAATGACTTTGAGTCGCCTGTATTTAAGGCGCATCCCGCGCTCGACGATATTAAACGGCAGCTGCTGGCGGCAGGGGCCGAGGCTGCGTTGCTATCAGGCAGCGGTGCGACGGTTTTCGGTGTGTTTCGTGGCGAGGCCGCGGCCCGTCACGCAGAGACGGTTTTTTCAAACGAGCCGCATTTCAAGGTGTTCACGGCGGCCATGTGTTCTCATTCCTAG
- a CDS encoding sigma-54-dependent Fis family transcriptional regulator translates to MEKILVVDDEQSLREVLSIMLKRAGYAVTSAMDGEEAIELLHKEIFDLVITDLRMPKVDGMEILKAVKSTSPETVVLIITAFATADSAVEAMKQGAYDYLTKPFQVDEVQLIIRNALEKRRLSTENMLLKREMASQSSFAQLVGQSEAMQKVFDVVRKVADSKSNVLICGESGTGKELVARAIHYNSVRSALPFVAVNCSAVPETLLESELFGHMKGSFTGAIANKAGLFEIANGGTIFLDEIGDTTPTIQVKLLRVIQEREFRRVGGNQDIKVDVRIVAATNKDLEKAVADGSFREDLYYRLDVIPIRLPPLRMRTGDIPLLVNHFLERFSKESGKPKPVIGQEAMHVLLGHEWRGNVRELENLIERVVAFSAEGPVTDADVRGWLHRPAAQSQAHAMPMDLTDEGLDLEGLINGIEKDLLLKALERSKWVKKKAARMLRLNTRSFRYRLEKYAIKGGRD, encoded by the coding sequence CGTTGATGACGAGCAAAGCTTGCGCGAAGTATTGAGCATCATGCTCAAACGAGCGGGATATGCCGTGACCAGCGCCATGGATGGCGAAGAAGCGATCGAACTCCTGCACAAGGAAATCTTCGATCTGGTGATCACCGATTTGCGGATGCCGAAGGTCGATGGAATGGAGATCCTCAAGGCGGTGAAGTCGACCTCTCCTGAAACGGTGGTGCTGATCATCACGGCCTTTGCGACCGCTGATTCTGCAGTCGAAGCCATGAAGCAGGGCGCGTATGACTATCTGACGAAGCCCTTTCAGGTCGATGAAGTCCAGTTGATCATTCGCAACGCGCTGGAAAAACGGCGCCTCTCGACCGAGAACATGCTGCTCAAGCGCGAGATGGCGAGCCAATCGTCCTTCGCGCAGTTAGTCGGCCAAAGTGAGGCGATGCAAAAAGTATTCGACGTGGTCCGAAAAGTCGCCGATTCGAAAAGCAACGTGTTGATCTGCGGTGAAAGTGGAACGGGAAAAGAGTTGGTCGCGCGCGCCATACATTACAACAGCGTCAGAAGCGCTCTTCCGTTTGTCGCCGTCAATTGCAGCGCGGTGCCGGAAACTCTGTTGGAGAGCGAGCTGTTCGGCCACATGAAGGGGTCGTTCACGGGTGCCATTGCCAATAAGGCGGGATTGTTCGAGATTGCCAACGGCGGAACCATCTTTCTGGACGAGATCGGCGATACGACTCCCACGATTCAAGTCAAGCTCCTGCGTGTCATCCAAGAGCGGGAATTTCGACGGGTGGGCGGCAATCAGGATATTAAAGTCGATGTGCGGATAGTCGCAGCCACCAACAAGGATCTCGAAAAAGCAGTCGCGGACGGCTCGTTTCGCGAAGATCTCTACTACCGTTTGGATGTCATCCCCATCCGACTTCCGCCGTTACGCATGCGAACGGGGGATATTCCGCTGCTGGTCAATCACTTTCTGGAGCGGTTCTCGAAAGAGAGCGGCAAGCCCAAGCCCGTGATCGGCCAGGAGGCGATGCACGTGTTGTTGGGACACGAATGGCGCGGCAACGTCCGCGAGTTGGAAAATCTGATCGAACGGGTCGTCGCGTTCTCCGCGGAGGGACCGGTGACCGACGCAGATGTGCGCGGATGGCTCCATCGCCCGGCGGCGCAGTCACAGGCACATGCGATGCCGATGGACTTGACCGACGAGGGATTGGATCTTGAAGGACTCATCAACGGGATCGAAAAAGATCTGTTGCTGAAGGCTCTTGAGCGATCGAAATGGGTCAAAAAGAAAGCCGCGCGGATGCTTCGACTGAACACGAGATCCTTCCGGTATCGATTGGAGAAGTATGCTATAAAAGGAGGTCGTGACTAA